From Neorhodopirellula lusitana, a single genomic window includes:
- a CDS encoding sulfatase family protein, with translation MMRISIPALLCLCTFGCLSAFGNAAFAAPAESASSRQSPPNILVIYADDLGFGDLGCYNAKSKIPTPHLDRLAAQGMRFTDGHSSSGICTPSRYALLTGRHHWRDFHGIVQAFGESVFQPERVTMPEMLRDSGYQTAAIGKWHLGWDWNAIKKPGAKPIQSGKRPEWGPEAFDWSKSIPDGPLAHGFDHYFGDTVINFPPYCWIQDDRVVEPPTERMDTSKWKAIKEGRWECRPGPMAAGWDPYQNIPTTTQRGVDYIKSQAKSDQPFFLYFAFPSPHAPIVPNDEFDGKSQAGPYGDFVVETDASCGRLLKALEESGQADNTLVVFTADNGPEKYAYERDIQTGHWSSYPLRGLKRDMYEGGHHVPYIVKWPGTVEAGTVCDALVSQIDLMATFASIVGSTLPDSAAEDSHNIVPLLQGSPDAVRSTHIHNTSKDRYAIRHGDWLLIDGKNGYVSGRNKDWETRHEYPADDEQAVELYNLKTDLGQRHNKASENPERVADLKKRLQKIREQGYSAPRLAN, from the coding sequence ATGATGCGAATCTCGATTCCCGCTCTTCTTTGTCTCTGTACGTTTGGGTGTCTCAGTGCGTTCGGGAACGCGGCCTTCGCCGCCCCAGCCGAATCCGCCAGCTCCCGTCAATCGCCTCCGAATATTTTGGTGATCTATGCCGACGACCTCGGCTTCGGCGACCTCGGTTGCTACAACGCGAAATCAAAGATCCCGACGCCCCATCTGGATCGCTTGGCGGCGCAGGGGATGCGATTCACCGACGGACACTCGTCATCAGGTATCTGCACACCCAGTCGCTACGCCTTGCTGACCGGCCGACATCACTGGCGTGACTTTCATGGGATCGTCCAAGCGTTTGGTGAATCGGTGTTCCAGCCGGAACGTGTAACGATGCCTGAAATGCTAAGAGACTCTGGCTACCAAACGGCTGCTATCGGAAAGTGGCACCTTGGTTGGGACTGGAACGCGATCAAGAAGCCAGGCGCCAAACCAATCCAAAGCGGCAAGCGTCCAGAATGGGGCCCCGAAGCTTTTGACTGGTCCAAGTCGATCCCCGATGGCCCGCTGGCACACGGTTTCGATCATTACTTCGGTGACACCGTAATCAACTTCCCACCTTATTGCTGGATCCAAGACGATCGTGTTGTTGAGCCACCGACCGAGCGGATGGACACTTCCAAGTGGAAGGCAATCAAAGAAGGTCGATGGGAATGTCGGCCGGGCCCTATGGCGGCGGGATGGGATCCATATCAGAACATCCCGACAACGACTCAACGCGGCGTCGACTACATCAAGTCGCAAGCGAAGTCAGACCAACCGTTCTTCTTGTATTTCGCTTTTCCTTCACCGCACGCTCCGATCGTTCCCAACGACGAGTTTGACGGTAAGTCGCAAGCCGGACCGTACGGTGATTTTGTCGTTGAAACCGATGCAAGTTGCGGGCGGTTGCTGAAGGCTTTGGAGGAAAGCGGTCAGGCGGACAACACACTGGTTGTCTTCACCGCTGACAATGGGCCCGAAAAGTACGCGTATGAGCGTGACATCCAAACCGGCCACTGGTCGTCTTACCCGTTGCGTGGGTTGAAGCGTGACATGTACGAAGGCGGCCACCACGTGCCGTACATCGTCAAATGGCCCGGCACCGTGGAAGCCGGCACGGTATGCGACGCGTTGGTCAGCCAGATCGATCTGATGGCGACCTTTGCTTCGATCGTTGGCTCCACTCTGCCTGACTCGGCAGCCGAAGATTCGCACAACATCGTCCCCTTGTTGCAGGGCAGTCCAGATGCCGTGCGTTCCACCCACATCCACAACACCAGCAAAGACCGCTACGCGATCCGGCACGGTGATTGGCTGCTAATCGACGGCAAAAACGGTTACGTGTCCGGTCGCAACAAGGATTGGGAGACCCGGCACGAGTATCCCGCCGACGACGAGCAA
- a CDS encoding mandelate racemase/muconate lactonizing enzyme family protein — MTQPNSNRASLTSGNGLATDVRVIKSQMYLLPVQTRVPLKFGAETLTHVTCLRVRMTVQDRAGRIAEGWGETPLSVQWAWPSSLSHDARLSSMIAFAKSCNAAWPEVDDYGHAMELGYDFIRKQLPERLAEHQATGDDSEPMPLLAALICASAFDIALHDAYGNACGRDIYQTYNRDFMNRDLSDFLTPDDQAVTFGGKYPQDFFVSETPTSLPAWHLVGGLDPIDPSELAGDEPDDGVPVLLDDWIQRDGLKYLKIKLRGNDSEWDYQRLVQVGKVAAKHNVTALTSDFNCQVHDPAYVNEILDRLAKEHPSIFDDLLYVEQPFPYELEQNRIDVHSVSGRKPLFLDESAHDWQHVRLGRQLGWTGVALKTCKTQTGALLSHCWARAHGMQIMVQDLTNPMLAAIPHVRLAAHVGTIGGVETNAMQFYPAASDTEAVIHPGIYRRRDGQVDLSTISGPGFGYRIDEIARVLPESTAEN; from the coding sequence ATGACGCAACCAAATTCTAACCGCGCAAGTTTAACGTCCGGCAACGGGCTCGCCACCGATGTTCGTGTCATCAAGTCGCAAATGTACTTGTTGCCTGTCCAAACGCGGGTGCCACTGAAGTTTGGTGCCGAGACACTCACGCACGTGACCTGCCTGCGAGTTCGGATGACGGTCCAGGATCGTGCCGGCCGGATCGCTGAGGGCTGGGGCGAAACGCCGTTGTCGGTGCAGTGGGCGTGGCCCAGTTCGCTTAGCCACGACGCTCGCTTGTCGTCAATGATCGCCTTTGCCAAATCGTGCAATGCCGCTTGGCCCGAAGTAGACGACTACGGACACGCGATGGAACTCGGATACGATTTCATCCGTAAACAACTTCCCGAGCGACTCGCCGAACATCAAGCGACGGGTGACGACTCTGAGCCGATGCCACTCTTGGCCGCGCTGATCTGTGCCAGTGCGTTCGATATCGCACTGCATGACGCCTATGGGAACGCTTGCGGTCGCGACATCTATCAGACCTACAATCGCGATTTCATGAACCGCGACTTAAGCGACTTTCTAACGCCCGATGATCAGGCAGTCACCTTTGGTGGGAAGTACCCGCAAGACTTCTTCGTTTCCGAAACTCCGACATCACTACCGGCGTGGCATTTGGTTGGTGGACTGGACCCGATCGACCCCAGCGAACTGGCTGGTGACGAACCGGATGATGGTGTGCCGGTGCTGCTCGACGACTGGATTCAGCGGGACGGTTTGAAGTACTTGAAGATCAAACTGCGTGGTAACGACTCGGAATGGGACTACCAACGTCTCGTGCAGGTCGGCAAGGTCGCGGCAAAGCACAACGTCACCGCACTGACATCGGACTTCAATTGCCAAGTCCACGACCCGGCGTACGTCAACGAAATCCTGGATCGTCTTGCCAAGGAACACCCATCGATCTTTGACGACCTGCTGTATGTCGAACAACCGTTCCCGTACGAATTGGAACAGAACCGCATTGACGTCCACTCGGTGTCCGGTCGCAAACCGCTGTTCTTGGACGAGAGTGCCCACGACTGGCAACACGTGCGTCTCGGTCGACAACTCGGCTGGACCGGTGTTGCACTGAAGACTTGCAAAACACAAACCGGTGCGTTGCTGAGTCACTGCTGGGCGAGAGCCCATGGCATGCAAATCATGGTGCAGGATCTAACCAATCCAATGTTAGCGGCGATCCCGCATGTTCGACTGGCCGCTCACGTGGGCACGATTGGCGGCGTTGAAACCAACGCGATGCAGTTCTATCCGGCCGCTTCCGACACCGAAGCCGTCATCCACCCGGGAATCTATCGACGGCGAGACGGGCAGGTGGATCTGTCCACCATCTCCGGTCCTGGCTTTGGATACCGAATCGACGAGATCGCACGTGTTTTGCCGGAATCCACCGCGGAAAATTAG